A genomic region of Pseudovibrio sp. Tun.PSC04-5.I4 contains the following coding sequences:
- a CDS encoding ABC transporter substrate-binding protein, whose translation MSVTALVAVSCTFAQAGDLEVTHWWTSAGEAAAVAELANSFDATGNKWVDGAIAGSGKTALPIIVSRILGGDPMGATMLNHGRQAEELIQAGLMMDLSDIADAEGWKEAVYPPSLLDACTYEGKIYCAPVNIHSWQWMWLSNKAFKDAGVAVPKDWNEFVAASPELIAAGKIPLAMGQQAWQQNGAFNVLTIGIGGIDLWKKINIEKDAEAAAGPEMTKVFEAAAVARDLSKDSKVQDWNSATNLVITGKAGAQILGDWVQGEFQIAGQTAGEDYTCLPGLGLNEILDTNGDAFYFPVNKDPEVTKVQKELAKLLLSKETQVSFNLKKGSLPVRGDVDLGTVNDCMKKGLEILAAGKTLPSGDMVLSTDTSQELQDLLTEFWSDPSYTAKEAQKGYADIIARAD comes from the coding sequence CTGAGCGTTACCGCGCTTGTGGCTGTAAGCTGCACATTCGCTCAGGCCGGTGACCTGGAAGTTACACATTGGTGGACCTCTGCTGGGGAAGCCGCTGCTGTTGCTGAACTTGCAAATTCATTTGATGCAACCGGCAACAAATGGGTCGACGGCGCGATTGCCGGATCCGGCAAAACAGCGCTGCCCATCATTGTTAGTCGTATCTTGGGCGGTGATCCGATGGGGGCCACTATGCTTAATCATGGTCGCCAGGCCGAGGAACTAATTCAGGCCGGGTTGATGATGGATTTGTCAGATATCGCTGACGCGGAAGGCTGGAAAGAAGCTGTCTATCCTCCCTCACTGCTGGACGCCTGTACTTATGAGGGCAAGATCTATTGTGCGCCCGTGAATATCCATTCTTGGCAGTGGATGTGGCTTAGCAACAAAGCCTTTAAAGATGCTGGCGTTGCGGTGCCAAAAGATTGGAACGAGTTTGTTGCTGCTTCCCCAGAATTGATTGCCGCAGGCAAAATCCCTCTCGCCATGGGCCAGCAAGCGTGGCAACAAAATGGTGCTTTTAATGTTCTGACTATTGGGATTGGTGGCATCGATCTTTGGAAAAAGATCAATATTGAGAAGGATGCCGAGGCTGCTGCCGGCCCTGAAATGACAAAGGTTTTTGAGGCTGCCGCAGTTGCTCGTGACCTGTCCAAGGACTCTAAGGTCCAAGACTGGAACTCTGCAACTAATTTAGTCATTACCGGTAAAGCCGGTGCGCAGATCCTTGGTGACTGGGTGCAAGGTGAGTTCCAGATTGCCGGACAAACCGCTGGTGAAGACTATACCTGTCTGCCAGGCCTTGGGCTAAATGAAATCCTTGATACCAATGGCGATGCTTTTTACTTCCCGGTCAACAAAGATCCAGAAGTCACTAAGGTCCAGAAAGAACTGGCCAAGTTGCTCCTCAGCAAAGAGACTCAGGTATCCTTCAACTTGAAAAAAGGCTCCCTCCCCGTGCGCGGTGATGTTGACCTTGGTACAGTCAATGACTGCATGAAGAAGGGCCTTGAAATTCTGGCTGCAGGCAAAACCCTGCCATCGGGTGACATGGTCTTGTCTACCGACACCAGTCAGGAATTGCAGGATCTGTTGACCGAGTTCTGGTCCGATCCGTCCTACACGGCTAAAGAAGCACAAAAAGGCTATGCGGATATCATCGCCCGCGCAGACTGA
- a CDS encoding sugar ABC transporter permease, with amino-acid sequence MSIPQAQSAASAESARAPNRLFKNMSAKIASIPMILTALVIFVGCTIWTIVYSFTDTRLLPRLNFVGFDQYERLWSTRRWLVSIENLAIYGIGSLIFTFVISFVLAAMLDRKIRFEGAFRSIFLYPYALSFIVTGLVWQWILNPDFGVQHIVQSMGWESFAFDPLNNRDIVIYGVLIAGLWQGTGLIMVIMLAGLRGIDEDIWRASRVDGIPAWKTYVFIIIPMLRPVFVTALVLVAAGIVKVYDLVVAQTSGGPGIASEVPAKYVYDRMFMSQNLGQGFAASTMMLVTVAIILIPWAYLEFRGKKRG; translated from the coding sequence ATGTCTATCCCTCAAGCTCAGTCTGCCGCGTCGGCAGAGTCAGCTCGTGCACCCAATCGCCTGTTCAAAAATATGAGCGCCAAGATAGCCTCGATCCCTATGATCCTGACGGCCCTTGTTATTTTCGTTGGCTGCACCATCTGGACCATTGTCTACTCCTTCACCGACACCCGTCTGTTACCGCGACTGAATTTCGTTGGTTTTGACCAATATGAACGCCTGTGGAGTACCAGACGCTGGCTGGTTTCCATCGAGAATCTGGCAATTTACGGCATTGGTTCGCTCATCTTCACCTTCGTGATCAGCTTTGTCTTGGCTGCAATGCTGGATCGCAAGATCCGTTTTGAAGGGGCCTTCCGGTCCATCTTTCTCTACCCCTATGCGTTGAGCTTCATTGTTACTGGTCTCGTCTGGCAATGGATACTTAATCCTGATTTTGGTGTTCAGCATATTGTCCAGTCCATGGGCTGGGAAAGCTTCGCCTTTGATCCACTAAACAATCGCGATATCGTGATTTATGGGGTGCTGATTGCCGGCCTTTGGCAAGGTACGGGCCTGATTATGGTGATCATGCTGGCAGGTCTCAGGGGCATTGACGAAGATATCTGGAGAGCCTCCCGCGTAGATGGCATCCCGGCCTGGAAAACTTATGTCTTTATCATCATCCCCATGTTGCGCCCCGTTTTCGTAACGGCCCTCGTGTTGGTCGCAGCAGGCATTGTTAAGGTCTATGACCTTGTGGTCGCCCAGACATCGGGGGGCCCCGGCATCGCATCCGAAGTGCCCGCAAAATATGTCTATGACCGTATGTTTATGTCGCAAAATCTTGGCCAAGGCTTCGCAGCCTCTACCATGATGTTGGTGACCGTTGCCATCATCCTCATCCCTTGGGCCTATCTCGAATTCAGAGGTAAAAAACGTGGCTGA
- a CDS encoding carbohydrate ABC transporter permease: MTPRNIMLYGTLIVVAIYYLLPLWVMVMTSLKGMPEIRMGNIFAPPMEITFEPWVKAWSEACTGINCDGLSRGFWNSVQILIPSVVLSITIASVNGYALANWKFKGSEMFFSILILGAFIPYQIMIYPLVILLREMGLMSSLAGLVLVHTIFGMPILTLLFRNYFSGIPEELFKAARIDGAGFWGIYFRVMMPMSLPIFVVAVIMQVTGIWNDFLFGVIYTKPDIYPMTVQLNNIVNSVQGVKEYNVNMAATLLTGLVPLTIYLVSGKLFVRGIASGAVKG; encoded by the coding sequence ATGACACCGCGCAATATCATGCTTTATGGCACTTTGATTGTTGTGGCGATTTATTATCTTTTACCGCTCTGGGTCATGGTCATGACGTCGCTCAAGGGTATGCCGGAAATACGTATGGGCAATATCTTCGCCCCACCGATGGAAATCACTTTCGAGCCTTGGGTCAAGGCTTGGTCGGAGGCGTGCACCGGCATCAATTGTGATGGTTTGTCCCGCGGTTTCTGGAACTCAGTCCAGATCCTGATACCGTCGGTCGTGCTTTCCATCACAATCGCCTCTGTCAATGGTTATGCGCTGGCCAACTGGAAGTTCAAGGGATCGGAAATGTTCTTCTCCATCCTGATTTTGGGAGCTTTTATCCCCTATCAGATCATGATCTATCCATTGGTTATCCTTCTGCGCGAAATGGGTTTGATGAGCTCTCTTGCCGGTCTCGTACTGGTCCATACCATCTTCGGTATGCCGATCCTGACCCTTCTGTTCCGCAATTACTTTTCTGGTATCCCTGAGGAATTGTTCAAGGCCGCTCGCATTGATGGGGCTGGATTTTGGGGAATCTATTTCCGGGTCATGATGCCCATGTCCCTGCCCATCTTTGTGGTCGCCGTGATCATGCAGGTGACTGGTATCTGGAACGACTTCCTCTTCGGTGTCATCTACACCAAGCCGGATATCTACCCCATGACGGTGCAGCTCAACAATATCGTCAACTCCGTCCAAGGGGTGAAGGAGTATAACGTCAATATGGCAGCGACGCTGCTGACTGGCCTTGTTCCTCTCACCATCTATCTTGTTTCCGGCAAATTGTTTGTCCGTGGCATCGCCTCCGGTGCGGTGAAAGGATAA
- a CDS encoding ABC transporter ATP-binding protein: MYSVSVRNLDLQFDSVSVLKTLDLDIHKGEFLVLLGASGCGKSTLLNCIAGLLDITAGQIFINNRNVTWEEPSERGIGMVFQNYALYPQMTVEGNLTFSLKNQGMKKEEIKERVDRAAKVLQIEPYLKRKPSALSGGQRQRVAIGRALVRDADVCLFDEPLSNLDAKLRADLRVEIKRLHLKLQNTMIYVTHDQVEAMTLADRIAVMKDGVIQQLSSPHEIYNKPSNKFVADFIGSPSMNFFDGELENGHFTVNGQKLDTTRYDFADQKDGAAVFGVRPEHVATGHELEGMPIQAEVTAALVEPMGSDTLVWTSFAGSPLRFRMDGQAIVNKGDVIRIGIDPKRSSFFAKDTEQRL; this comes from the coding sequence ATGTATTCAGTTTCTGTACGTAATCTAGACCTTCAGTTCGACTCAGTCTCCGTGCTGAAAACCCTCGATCTGGATATTCACAAAGGCGAGTTTCTGGTTCTTCTGGGAGCATCCGGCTGTGGTAAGTCCACCTTACTCAATTGTATCGCAGGGCTGCTCGATATCACCGCTGGCCAGATCTTCATCAATAATCGCAATGTCACCTGGGAAGAGCCATCCGAGCGCGGCATCGGCATGGTGTTTCAGAACTACGCCCTCTATCCGCAAATGACGGTGGAGGGCAACCTTACCTTCAGCCTGAAAAACCAGGGAATGAAGAAGGAAGAGATAAAAGAGAGAGTGGACCGCGCCGCCAAGGTGCTGCAAATTGAACCATACCTCAAAAGAAAACCGAGCGCCCTTTCCGGTGGTCAGCGCCAGCGTGTGGCCATTGGCCGGGCTCTGGTCCGCGATGCGGATGTCTGCTTGTTTGATGAACCGTTGTCCAACCTTGATGCTAAACTGCGCGCTGATTTGCGCGTCGAGATCAAACGGCTCCATCTGAAATTGCAAAACACCATGATCTATGTGACCCATGATCAGGTGGAGGCGATGACACTGGCTGACCGCATCGCCGTCATGAAAGACGGTGTCATTCAACAGCTATCCAGCCCCCATGAAATTTACAACAAACCGAGCAACAAGTTCGTTGCTGATTTCATTGGTTCACCATCGATGAATTTCTTTGATGGTGAACTGGAGAACGGGCATTTCACCGTCAATGGGCAGAAACTGGACACAACACGCTATGACTTTGCCGATCAAAAAGACGGAGCGGCGGTCTTCGGAGTGCGGCCTGAACATGTAGCAACGGGTCATGAACTGGAGGGTATGCCCATCCAAGCCGAAGTGACGGCTGCACTGGTTGAACCCATGGGGTCAGACACCCTCGTCTGGACCAGTTTTGCCGGCAGTCCGCTGCGCTTCCGTATGGATGGTCAAGCCATTGTCAACAAAGGCGATGTGATCAGGATCGGTATCGATCCCAAAAGATCCTCCTTCTTTGCGAAGGATACGGAACAGAGGCT